The DNA region GGTCGTCGCCGCCGTCTCCGGAGCACGCCGGCAGTCGGGTCCGTATCGAGATCGTCCGTCAATTTCGCCGATATGGCGACAGGTGCAACCCCGATGCCAGCTCTCGGCGGCCGGGAGCCTGAGGAGGCAGCGACGACAGAGCGTTCTGTTCAAGGAGGCGAGAACGAGTTAAATCAATGCCTTAGATCGATTGACGATCGTACAGGGGCCGCTCCCCGATTTCGCCTGCCGCGGTTTCCCCTGCCAACTTGGCTGGACAGACGGTTTGTCGACTGCCGCATGGTCTTTACGGTGGAGTTGTTGACCGCCCTTGGATGTCGACGCACAAGCTTTCTATGGAGTTGCCACGTGGCGCGGCCTTGTTCGTCGCTGATCGGGTCGGGCCGCCGGCAAGTGTTAATGTTCCAGCACAGACTTGTAATTGCAGACCAGAGGCAGCGTTGCGCCGCCGGCGCACACGATGTGATCCTTGTTGCCGTCCTGGTTCTTGTCCGTCTGCAGGATCGCTCGCTCGCCGTTCTCGTAGCGAAGGATCGTGGTGAGCTTCGGCAGGTGGTGCTTCGTGCTCGCCGAGATGATCACGAACCGCGGGTCCACGGCGTCGATGAAGGCCTGTGTGCTCGCGGTTTCGCTCCCGTGATGCGGGACCTTGAGGATATCGGCCTTCAAGAGCCCCGGGTGCTGCTGCTCGAGGTCGAGGAGCATCTTTTCGATGTGGCCGGGTGTGCCGGGAGATTGCTCGTTGCGTTCCTTGCCGTTGGCGTCGCCCGTGAAGAGAACCTTCACCCCCTGAATCTCGAGCTTGAAAACGATCGAGGCGTTGTTGATCCGGTACGGGCAGTCGTTGTTCGAGGCCGGTGGCGTCGCCGAGCTGTGGAGCAGGGTGAAGATCATGCCCGGCAGGAGAGGGAGAGTGAACGGGGCGACCTGACGGCTCCTGGTCGAAGGGGCGTGAAAGTTTTCCAGGGGCCGTTTGAACGTGCCGGTTACCTGGGAGCTGACCCTGGTTATGAACGTATCGTAGCTCGCGAGAGGATTGCAGTCCCGGGTGTAGCCCGGTTCCCA from Candidatus Zixiibacteriota bacterium includes:
- a CDS encoding MBL fold metallo-hydrolase, whose protein sequence is MNRCAHRRARARRLSRLALLACHLWVACAPAVFAARVTPAEKVHESIVIREEASADSLEIGRLRKGETAPLLESVPYWYKIQLANGEAGYVAKAWSRLLEDGTGAQPAGFKIHFLDVGTGDAVIVDMGDKEIVIDGGDSLTVLHDYARKEGIIEDPIELVVVTHGDSDHWKGLVRLLNQDGKATAPRTLVEFWEPGYTRDCNPLASYDTFITRVSSQVTGTFKRPLENFHAPSTRSRQVAPFTLPLLPGMIFTLLHSSATPPASNNDCPYRINNASIVFKLEIQGVKVLFTGDANGKERNEQSPGTPGHIEKMLLDLEQQHPGLLKADILKVPHHGSETASTQAFIDAVDPRFVIISASTKHHLPKLTTILRYENGERAILQTDKNQDGNKDHIVCAGGATLPLVCNYKSVLEH